The genome window aaaaaaatgtttGCTCTATATCGGCAAACATGCTACTGCTCTGTAGATGCAGTGCTTTGTCATAACGTGCATGGGAGATAAGACATTGTTTATCTGCATTCCTTTGTTATGTAACTGGCAGTCAGACATTGGTTTTAAGACTAGCGATTGGGGACCTCTAGTGGTGATCTGAGAACATTACAGTCATATTCCGCGCATTGTTTTGATGGCGCAACATCAACTTTACACTCAAGTGCTTATTACCCGTCTAATGTGACATCCAGCTATTAGGCTACACATTAGTAGCATTCGTTTATGCATGCGGATACCATGTTGTCATCACGCAGTTTATATAATCATCATTATCGATTTTGTCGATAATGATGTTTTCTCACCTCTGCATAGATAAGTATTCAAGATGTACAATATCAAGGTACAGTGGGCTAATGGCTATAACATTTTTGCTTGCAATTCAAAGACCCTTGTGACACACCTTGTCTTTAATTGCGACATGATAGCCCAACTTCTGAACTGTAGTCTATGGAAAAGAAGCCGTTGTTGCTCCTTAAATGGGAAATGATTTCACGTGATAAACCGTCTGCAGTTTATAACTGTAGGCCtaactcgtgtgtgtgtgtgtgtgtgtgtgtgtgtgtgtgtgagagagacagatagatggagagggagggggagagagagagagaaaacagcaaAAGTCGGCTGTTGTTAGGTAATATCGCTCATCACAGCTTGCTAGAACCAGCCACTGGACTCAAACCTCATAGCTAAAGAGAGTGGCGTACACACAACGGGATCGCTCTCGTCCGTGTTTCCTTAATTTTGCCGTTCAGTCAGAGATTTTTTTGGGTAACATTTCTTATACTAACTAATAAAAGCAACAGAAGAAATGGCATTGATGTTTGGGTATCCGGTATTTGCTCATCTGCAGGGTGAGTTGGGAAGTGTTTTAGTTCAGTCAAATAACAGCATTAAGTACTTCAGTAATGTTACTATAAGTTACATTATAAAGTTGATCAAATATTTGATTTGTAGTCTATCCTTGCATGGAAAACATACCAGTGAAATCACTGGTACATGTCTGAGAAAAACATTGGTATGATACAATCCTGTTATCAAAAcaagtgctgagtgtgtgtatcctggCTTGTTTGTAGCTTGTCTTCTGCTCAATTAAGTATATTCTATCATGTTTAATGATAGAATAGAATCAGCAAATTAGTGAGGTAGAAAATTGTGtgcaatattattttattttttgataGCCTACTTGTTAATTTGAACTTCTCTTGATAGCTGGTTGTTGTCCTGCTTGGAACATTTGGGACAAGACAAATAAGTACCAATAATGATATTGTGCTGCAGTAGGTCATCTGTGTTGACCTAGTCTTCTGACCCTCTAGGTTGTGTGGGATCCCAATGGGATCAATATACCTATATAACATAATGTGATAAGCTGATTTCTGCCAAGTTGAAAATGTTTCAGTTCTTAAAGATGTTGAATTGCTTCCCTATTATCATTTTCGGTACAAAACAAAATTCCAATACAGTAAAGTCATCTAAGATCAACTATGTCTGTACTGATCCCCAATTCAGTCTGCTCTGGTGCTTAAGCGATGCTTCGTGACTCAGCTGACAGGAGAATGAAATGTTCTTTCTCACTGTGGAACGATTATGTAATTGCAGCAGGTCTGACTCAGCCTCAGTTATCGCCAAAGAGTGGCCAAATGTGCTGGCCATGAAAACACACTGGGCCTTTGGAGGAGCCAATGTTCTCCCAGTCTGTACATCTGCCTGGAGACTAAGAGAGTGGGAGGATGATGCTAACGGCCCTGCTCTGTCCCCAGATCCCTGTGTGGAGCCTTGTCTGTGTCTATCCCGGGGCAGGAGTGTCATGGCGGAGCCAGACTACCTGGAGGGAGACTGCGATGAGCTCATCAAGCCCAAGAAGTTGCTCAACCCAGTCAAGACCTCCAGGAACCACCAGGACCTGCACAGAGAACTGCTCATGAACCAGAAGAGGTGAGCGCCTCAACCTACTCtttccacccaccccccaccatcgattccccttttctctatctctctttccaggGCTAGCTGGAAGGAATATACTCATTTTCTTATTTTATTTACTTTACAGTAGTTTAAGTCCCAAGGTAATCCTAGTTTGTATAGTCCAATTTAAAGAAACATGCTAGCCACTGACATTTCATGGATGTGTTCCAAGCCAAACACATGGGCTAACTTTGTTATACCTTAAAATTAATTAGGTTCAATCACATAATCAGCTGCTTTCTAAACGTTAGGATGATTAGCATCCTGGCTTGCGCAGAACGCAGTGACTGTTAGCTTCTGGACTGCTTCTTGGTGGGTGACATCACGGAGAAACCAGAAGACTGGATGCATCAGCAGGGTTACGTAAGCCCGAATGCATAAAACTTTTAAAGGAGCCATTATCCTTTTAGTGCATTATTTTGTCAGAAAGCTATCTCCAAGCTTTGCTTCTGGAAAAAGGTATTTCCAAAGTCATGGGCACTCACAGTATCACCATAAGTAATACAGAAGCTCTCATGACTCActgaattatatatattttttaaataacataatACTGAGATTCCATCTAAGactgacacacaacacaaagggtgtgggtgtatgttttGTGTCCGCTTATCTGTGTCATTGGCGATCtggctgtttgttttttttcttttagcaAATGCACAGATGCCCTAAGCTCTGTTTCTAAGCtatacataaacacaaacacatgcacactgttgACAGCTGTTACATCACTGGAGCCACCGTGTCTTTTAGCAGGCAGAGGTGCAGATGTGCAGTATGGAAATTGGCACTACAGTAAACAAACGTGTGTGATTTTGTACAAGCTCGTTTTCTGACGGTGTCGTACAACAAATGCGTGACTACTGGTCTATGATGCGTAGACTTGCATACAgaacgagagaaaagagaaagagatgtttTAGACTGGGTTCGGTTCTGGTGAAGGAAGGGGAGTGGAGGATGTTTGGGTGGATTAGTCatggtgatgagagagagaggggggagggtggagagggaaagaaatagGAGAGTTATATAAACAGGATTACAACAACATCTCTGACTGagggtctctccctgccttagCTACTGTACCTGAGCTGTTGTACAcctgtactgcacacacacacacacacacacacacacacacatgaaataaGGGGTCACAACAGGCTGAAGTTAGGCTgtcgtgtccacacacacaataatattcTGCAGTTATTAGATAACTAACTAGTTTGCTGGAGGGGGTGCGTGGGAGTGGGACTCCCTGATTACATAAAGCATTGCTCTAGCCTGTCTTGTTATTCTGCCAGATGACCTTGACCTTCTGCCACCCACAGCAGTGGGATTTAAACAACCTGCGCTCCCCCTGCGCTGCTTGTCTGTACACTAGTTCTCAGTTTAGGTCACACATAATGAGAGCTAAATATCAGGCTTTTCAAGGGGTCAAAGGTAGCCTCTGGACTTTATCCTGGCTCTATGGATGTCCATGTAGGATTCTACAGTGCAGAAGATAAATCAACCCTGTGAAACAAAATGATTggactcttttttttgttttgaaccctctcactctcactctcttgtcTGTTCTcttactccccctctctttgtttcttcattttttctctctattacttgctctctctttcgcttTTGCCCTCGATCTTTCTCTTAGCCTCTTTCTGCATGCTTTAATGTAAGGATTTCTGAGTTACATAATTGTAACATTTGGTTTTCAGGCTTTTTCCAGAGGTTTCTTCCACTCTAAAATCTGCTTATTTATACATTCATGAATCTATTTCTGTCTTTAATTATGGTTTTATCACGAGACTCACAGTTGCTAAACAAAGGTCAATGCTGCTATTTCCCCCATTCCCATTCTAGTAGATATCATATTGTCGACGGATGGATGGATATCCATCAATCGGCAAGGTCTAAACCTATCTTTTAAAGCAGAAGTATGATCTTCGATCTCAACTCCTCTTTTTGCACCCACCCATACACAGATTACAGGATGTAGGCTAATCCGGGATGTGCCCCATGTCTGCATTATGTAATCCTCCCTAAAATGAAAGATGTTTTAATATGAACTGCATGTCTGTCAGTAAGCAGGTCAAAGTGTTCATGCTGCTGGTATTGGCTATTGAGTAAGCGTGACGTAAATAACCGGTTTCGTCATCGGCCTTCTCTCTTCCACAGAGGCCTGGCTCCCCAGAACAAGCCAGAgctccagaaggttctggagaagagaaagagggagcaggTTCTCAAGGCCcagaaggaggaacaggaggctcACAAGAAGAGGAGCGACCTGGAGATAGAGCTGATGAAGAGACAACAGAAGCTGGAACAGGTTCATATGAAATtctatcactcacacacatttacatttagtcatttagcagacgctcttatccagagcgacttacagtaagtacagggacatacccccgaggcaagtagggtgaagtgccttgcccaaggacacaacgtcagttggcatgaccgggaatcgaactggcaaccttcggattactagcccgattccctcaccgctcggccatctgactcccattccAACTGTCCCATTCCACACACCAACTGTTTCAAACACATACCAACACAATACATGGTAGATCAGATGTTTTGGAAGTCATTCATGAAGAGAAACAGATTAGAGCGGTTTAATCAGAGCATAAAAAGGCTCATAAAGATGAAAGTTGACCTACATCAGTGCACTCACCGCTCctacaggaagagaggggatcATAACCTGTTCGTCATCACTGCTCTACAAGGGAGCCATGATTTGACAGCTGAATCAAACAAGTTCATATATGAGATTCCATGTGGATTTAACTGgatgtgtgcctttgtgtttcCCTAGCTGGAGTTGGAACAAcagaaagatgaggaggagcAAGAAAACACCCCTGAGTTTGTGAAGATGAAGAGCAACCTGAGGAGGACCAAGCAGGAGGCAGATGGGGAGGAGCGAACCACCTAGAGCCCGAAAGGGGGGAGGTGTCTGGGTttgggagtgtgagtgtgaatgtgcaCATCAGATATTGTGCATGAGTGCGTTGACTGTGGCACATGTAGACACGGTGACTTCGCCGTAGTCTGAGATGGACTTCCTGGTTTTCCCGAACCCTGCTATTGCTATCTgcagagaagagacagacagtacAGACTAAAGTGCcctctggctgcctggctggcacACACCACCAGTACTCACCTAAGACccaacacaacagacacactggGGAGCAACTTTTAACACAGACATGTTACACGCCACACACCGGGGCTAGCAGGCTTCTGAGGACATCTAACGGAGGGACCAAAATAACTCACACAGAGTTTGCaacccctgttctctcctcctttcttacAGGCCATGAAAGAGATGTCCATCatgcttgttgttgttgttgttgtcgtcgttttgttgtttttgatgTTTTAATCTTCAGTATCAAGAAAAGAAAAGTGGACACTGGATGGACTCTTGAAGCTGTGTATTGTAAAGGCCAAATTGATGtgcttttttttgttatttatgtTTGTAGTTTTCAGCCCATGTAGGAAGCGAGTGACACATGTCACCCCACACCTCAGTCAGTTTTAAAGCTTAGTTTGGGAATCCCCAGGGCAAGAGGGGAAGAATAGTGTGTGAAACACCCAGTTTgcttttcattctttttttctttttctttctcaaatATGCCATTTCCTTAGCTAACCCTTTTTGAGCAATACTAGAACTCCCAAGTGTGAGAGTGATCTTTTCTTTATATAATTctattgttttttataaataaaaataaattaacttAATTTGTAAGTTGTTGCTGATAGTAAATCTTTAGTTTGATCTGATCTGTGGATACCAGAACTGGTACATGGGAGCCACCTTTCCTTGGACTTCTGAGTACCCTGCTGTCTATGTCAGAACCCACACAAACAGTTCTTATTTCTTATGAATCAATTTCCAACGTgattaaaaaataatatatgaaTGAAATCCAACTGCTTTTTTCCCACTGATGCTCAAGCATGCTCTCTTGCTCTGAGCTTAAGGTTACATTTGAACTCAACTTTAACTGACTTCATGTTGTTCAAAGGTTTGAGAAAAGTTACATTTATtcaaaaatgctaactagaatgTTTTTCTTTTGGTCTTGTGATGAACCCAACTCTAAGTATGGTTGGTTATAGTGTCTGCAGATTAGTAGATTATTGTTTTGTACACATTTCTCCTGTGTTACTCTTCAAAACACAACTtctttaaaataaatataattttaacATGATTATACTTTGTCTTTTATCACAAAGGGTAGTTTGGTTCAAGTAActgtctgataaatgcacactCAGTTTACATTCTGATGGAAGAAGACCATTCACCATCCTCCCACAGACTGTAAATTGTGTACACAAGCCTGATTTTGCTGACCTAATAATTACTTGGATTCAAGACCTTGATTGACAAAAGGGTTTGGTGCTTGGCTTGATTGGGACGGGGGCGATAAGAAAATCGAGTGTGCGTCTGGAAATAATGTATGCAACCCAGTGACATGAGTTTGTTTTGGTCATATCAAACAAAAGGGGCGATATAGAGAGAACATCATGCACTGATATGGACTGGGGATTTCTAAAAGACTGCAAATGTTCTATTAACATTCATGGTATGAAACGCAATCCATCCAAGTACTAAGCCTACTTTTTAGCAATTAGGCGTTTGTCTACACACAGAGAGGTGAAACCCCGAAATCCCCGAGATGACGCTTGAAGTCTGCGACCATATGAAGTAATCAGCAGCCAGTGATCATAAATAGGCGACGAACATGACTGCGTGTGTGATGCTACGGTGTCTGACTTCCAACTTCAACTCTGCCCTTCCCTTACTTACCCGGTCGGCACCGTTTCTGCTCTATCGATTGGCACCACGAGCATACCTACAACGATCTGTTGCGACGGCCAGCCGACTATCGACAGGTATTTTTTTGTGGATCTTATAAAACGGGGGATAGCATGTTAGCATTCCGCTGGCTAAAGGACATGAGCTGCAACTCTAACGTCACAAGAAGCCATAACAGGCATACTACTAGAATACATTGCTGTCACCGATTGTTTTGGGGATTAGCTGGCTACTTTAGATTGCCTGCGTTTATCTTTTTAATCTACTTGATTCCACAGCACTTAAATTCACAGACAAGCACGAATGGATTAAAGTGGAGGACGAAGGAGTGGGTACAGTCGGGATTAGCAATTTCGCACAGGTAGCTAGTCCATTCGGTTTTTACTGACCACCATTCGGTGGTCTGGATTATATTTTACATAGACTGTCTAcatttgaatgtgtttgtgcactTCTGATGATTGCATCATAACATAGTAAACTCCTTTGTATACTAAGTGTTGAGTCCCCATATTTGCAACGCAGGAGGCTCTGGGAGATGTGGTCTACTGTGGACTGCCTGAGGTGGGCACAAAGCTCAACCAGCAAGGTAAGAACAAGAAGTCAAACAAAACACGTCAGACCCTTCACTTCCTTAGATGTACATTGACTTGCCATTTGCATCCGACTTAACCAGTCTTGTCTGCACAGATGAGTTTGGTGCGCTGGAGAGTGTGAAAGCTGCCAGTGAGCTCTACTCCCCATTGACTGGAGAGGTGACTGAGGTCAACACACTGCTGGCAGACAGTCCTGGCCTCGTGAATAAGTCCTGTTACAAAGACGGTGAGGGGGCACACAGCACACTGTCTTGGATTTCACTCAGACTGGTTGTCTCTGTCCTGTGTATTGGAGCTCTAGTCTTGACCCCCGACTCATCCCATctcgtattattattattatcgttATTCTAGGCTGGTTGATGAAGATGACCATTGACAACCCGGCCGAGCTGGACGCTCTGATGGATGAGAAAGCGTACGAGAGATACATCCGCTCCATCGAGGACTAGcctgtcccctcccctgtcgttcctcccccccaccttctGTCACATCTGGACAAGAAAGATAATCTGGGTCTCGCACAGTAACTACAGCAGAGCTCATAATCATGGACTTGATCAGTATGATAGTTTTATGAATGTTAGCGATCCTCACCCTACAGTTAATACAGTAAAGGGATGCCAGTGACTACATGAATGGGTCCAGATGTTGCCCTAGGAGAGGAGTGATGCCGTGTCCGTATCACTGATGTATGATTTAGGACTCAAGAGTTCTTAGTATTACCTGTCTGGGCCGTCTGGGGGTTTGAGCGGGGTAAACACTGTGAAAGCACTTTGGTTCTTGTTGCTAACTGGGCTGGTACTGCATGTACTGTCACAACAGTAGGGACATGAGACCAGTACGATGAAAATAAACTTCCATTAAACACTTAGTCTTTCATAATGCAGCTTTAATTTCCCTGAGAACAAGAGAAATAGAGTTCTTGTAGTTTCAGCATTAAGTGTTCACTGAAGGACAGtttgaataaaaacatttttaaggACATGAGTCCCAAATGTGTGTGCAGCAACTTGTCCCTGTAGCAGGATAACCTGGTCAAAGATTTAAAAACATTTCCTTTGAGCTACATGCAGCCCTTTCATAAACCTGAAAAAAAGATAAAGACCTATAGCAGGAGCATAGGGTTCATTATACATGGGACATCACAGCATTGAAAACAGCAAa of Osmerus mordax isolate fOsmMor3 chromosome 4, fOsmMor3.pri, whole genome shotgun sequence contains these proteins:
- the fam107b gene encoding protein FAM107B isoform X2, translating into MAEPDYLEGDCDELIKPKKLLNPVKTSRNHQDLHRELLMNQKRGLAPQNKPELQKVLEKRKREQVLKAQKEEQEAHKKRSDLEIELMKRQQKLEQLELEQQKDEEEQENTPEFVKMKSNLRRTKQEADGEERTT
- the LOC136942530 gene encoding glycine cleavage system H protein, mitochondrial-like, whose amino-acid sequence is MTACVMLRCLTSNFNSALPLLTRSAPFLLYRLAPRAYLQRSVATASRLSTALKFTDKHEWIKVEDEGVGTVGISNFAQEALGDVVYCGLPEVGTKLNQQDEFGALESVKAASELYSPLTGEVTEVNTLLADSPGLVNKSCYKDGWLMKMTIDNPAELDALMDEKAYERYIRSIED
- the fam107b gene encoding protein FAM107B isoform X1, encoding MALMFGYPVFAHLQDPCVEPCLCLSRGRSVMAEPDYLEGDCDELIKPKKLLNPVKTSRNHQDLHRELLMNQKRGLAPQNKPELQKVLEKRKREQVLKAQKEEQEAHKKRSDLEIELMKRQQKLEQLELEQQKDEEEQENTPEFVKMKSNLRRTKQEADGEERTT